GTAATGACCCTCCTGAAGCGAGAGTTCTCCATTCAGCTCTCCAAAGCAGCTGCAAGAGAACTggatttcttttgtcttcagctTTTCAGCACGAACGTTCAACATTTGTAAATGTTATAGGCAAGATAGCGCCTGCAATGCCAGGCTCCTGAGTGCGGAAACGggctgctgtttgcttttccaaTAACCAAGCATGTttatcgctttttttttttcctactttcttaGCTATGTAGAGATTAAAGTGTCTTTGTTTTCTGATGAGTTGAAAAAACCTATGCTTGACCCTTCATGTGACTTAAATTTCCACCCTCCCTCAACCCCAAAGATCCAAGATCTTGCACTGAAAAAGAGGTGCTTCTGAGACAGCTTTTACCTCTGGTTAGGTCTGTGTCAAGCATTGTCAAAACTTACATACAAGTTGATCAGTGCTTTTTAGTAGTTACGGTTTCTCTCAATAGAGGTGAATTTGTTGGTATCCAGAGTTCAGCTCGTTTTGCTCATGAAGATGTCTTTCTGCGTGAAGTGGTTGCTCCCGGGTTTTCAAATTGCATGCCCTTTTTCTTGTACGTGGGCTCCTTTCAGAAGACAGCTTCGCTCTCCCTGCAGCGTGCACGTCCACCACCATTCCTCACGCGGATCTCAGGGTGCTCTCTTGCCTGTGCGGAGATTTGACTGTAGCTGGGAAAAGAGCAATAACGTTGGCGTAATGTTTCTGTCTCCTGCCTAAAGTCGGTTGCTGCATCGGTTGGGTTGGAAGCACGTGGCATGTGCTCGCAGTGGAACTGCACTTGAAGTGGGTCTCTAGCGAGCGTTTTCTGTGTCACTGTTGACAGACGGGGAGAGTTTCTGTAGGCAGCTCCAGTTCTGCCTGAGTGCTGCTTGGGAAAGGGCCCCGAACTTGTAGCATTGCAGTGCAGCGGTTACCCAGGTTTTCAGAGCAACCATTTCCATGCTTACCGCAAGTACATCAGCTTCTGGAAATCGTCCCAGGTCTGGGAGATGCAGATGGCTGTAAATGCTGGGATGAGGGTCAAGCATTTGGTACTTCGCTTCGCTAGCTTTTGGGACAAGTACACAGTGTGGTTATGCGTTAGTTTAGGAAAGTTAAATAGGTGATTTGCAAGTAAGATGTAAATGAATTATACAACAGAGCTTGGGCTGAACCCTGGAGGGACCTGGCCGTGAGGTGTGCTGCTTGATGGCCGTGACTGAAGTCCACTTCCATCGGGACTGgtgtgtttgttttccccttcctccagagCTTTGCTTCATGTGCTGGTTACAACAGACCTTCCGAAGCGGTCACAAAATAATAGGTCAAGCAATCCTCGCACCGTAAACTCGTGGCacctcccagctgctgcttcttgctgctcTCCCCCCCCATTCTGATGATCTCTTTGTTTAAGCCTTTCTcaccctcagccccccccatGATGATGAGTTGTGATAGTGCTGTTATTGTCTGCTGTGAGATGACAACATGCTCAAGAACACAGATATTGCACTGGGAGTGGAGGAGGAGCAATGCCCTTACATGCCAACAGTATGTCTCTGTTGACTCTCAGCTTTCCCAAACAAAAGATCTTTAAAATGTCTGTTACTTAGCACTGTAAATGAATTGCTGAGCGTAATCGCGCTGTAGAGGAGGCGTAGACTGAAGACTCCCCAGCGCTAGTGAGTACCAAGTCAGAACCTCACAATGGTGGCCTCACCTGTTGCTCAGTCGCTCTGGACGGCTCTTGGCTTTCTCTGCCGTGGCAGATGCACTGGGCATGTTCCCTAAAGACACCTTCCTACAAGCAAGGCTCCGTCAGCGCAGGGAGGGGCGGAGGCACGCAGTCGGCTCAGCGTTGGGTCTCAGGATGCAGTTTCAGTGCGGCGGGGGTTTGTCTTGCTCACGTATCTCTGCCCTCGCCTCCAGGCCATGTTCGTGCTGAGGGGACGCAgcggcgctgccagccctgcaacCTGGGGAAGCAGGAGGGCCCTGCTCGGCCTCTGCTGTGCCAGGGCACGTCTGAGTGACGGGGTTGAGCGTCCAGAACAGTGCCTGGATGTTTGCTTCCTGCTGGAGGGATGATGGCAACGGGACAACGGCTTCGCTGAGCAGACATCTCGTGCGCTTCAGTGAATGGTGGCTGAAGGAGCTAGCGTTAATACTTCCTTGTGTGAGTTTCTAGGTATCTTTTCCCCGTCAGACAGGAGAGCAGGCATCTGGTGTTTCCTGGGGCTTTGTCCCTgtcctcccccctgcccacctctGGCAGACAGGCAGTCTGTCTGGGATCGCTTCTCTCCGCTCCTGAATTGGGGACCTAACCTGCCCTGTGCCACGCTGGGAGCTGGATGGAAGGGCTGGATGCCGGCTGGATGGTGCTGCTTCCCTTGCCACAGCGGGGAGGACGGTTGCACACTCATCTCTCTCATCTCCTAAAATTGCAGGCTTGTTCCCGTTCCCACACCACTCTCTGCAATGTGGTAACTCAATCTTGAGGCCACTCTTGCTGTGCCTCAGGGACAGCAAGACTCGCTGCGTCCCCAAAGGGCAGGTTTCCTTGCAAAGATGCATAGGAAATGGTCAGCAGGGAGTGAGTCACATCCCACGCTCGTGCTTGTACGCAGACTGAGCGGGGACTGCACCGGTCGCTGCAGGGACTGATCCCGTTTATTCTTGAGTGGCGCTGTGTAAAGCTTTCAGGTCTGTGCCTGGGAGAGTACACCCGGCACGGATCATGTGCTTGCAGGTAATAAACCTCTTTGCTGACAGTACACCGAAGAAACTTAGAAGGTGTTAGTGTATATCTGAGGCTGGAAGCTCTGGCGCAGTTTCGGCTCAGCTTTCACACAGTTCATGAATCCGTATTTTAAGCTTGTAATATGTTCGTGTTGTTACAACAGTTATAAAAGTTATAAAAGCTGTCATGTCAGCTGGACAAGGGTCAAGCTGCAGCTCTTTGAGGCAGACTGTGCCCAGCTTTTAGAAGAATAAACCCATATTCCTTCCCAAAATGGGATCCAAGGTTTCTGATTAATCGCTGACTGACTTGCAGCTCTCTTTCTAGACTTTGCCcttgcaaaggaaagcaaagttaTCTTAGGCTGCCTAAAGACGGTAAGCTCAGCCCTCTGGCCGTTCAGCCTGGCTTGTCAAATGTAGGCAGGACTCTGCACGTGGACGGCTCTAAGGGTTGTGTTGTTTTGAGTAACTGCAGAGTTTTTAGTGTCTAAAATTAACAACGTTGGTTTAGGGGACAGGCCCTGTGCATCGCTGTGGATGCTTCATGTTGTGGCTGTGGCCAAAGCATACTGTAGCTTCAGTATACAGCCCTGTCGCACACAGCGGACAGTGGCTGGAGTCAAGCAATGGCAAATTAAAGCCCGGTGGCCTTCCTGCAGTGGATGGTGGGCTTGCTAGAATTCGGTGCTGCAAAGGAACCAGCTGGAGCTAGAAACTTTCTTGCGTTCGGAGAAGCTATGGGTGGGAAGGCTATCCAGAATTAAATAGTTAATGCTATGGATGTCGTAGAAATCGCCTTGCTTAGGATGGCAGATCCACTGGGGAGGATAATCCCATGCCTTTCACCTCAGTAGCCTTACGCTTTCTTGGAGAGCAACTGTGGAGAGAAGGAGTCTGGGCTGGATCCACCCCTGTGGAGTCAGGGCTTACTAGAAAGCCTGGGTACCCACCTTCCTTGGGAGGAACCTGGGGAAGCAAAGCGTGCAAGGAGAGGTGAAATTTTGCACAAGCGTTGGGATTTGGGTGGGGTTTCCCTTAAACCATAGGAAACCTCCATAGGAACTTCACCCCAACATAAATGGGGTGTTCTGAAGGAATCAGggtaaaaatatgttttctttcaggCCAGTACGTCTCTAAACCATGACTTCTGCAGAGGCCTTCTGCACGgcctgtgctgcagtgcccaTGCAGACATGTTTGCAGGTGTCCAGAAGTGACACGGAGCATAGTGAGATTAATCTCCTTGCTCCCTTTGCGCTGCCTCAATCAGTGGGATTAGCAACATAAACTCCTCATTGGACCTTTCTGTATTTATAAAGCAAACAAGCCTTACACTGTGTTTCCTCTCTCGAGCTGGGGCTGTCTTGGGGCAGGAGCCTTTCTACTTTATTTGGAGCTTTTGACTCCCTTACCTCAGAAAAGACAAAGGAAGCCAGATGTCTTGTTGCACGGGAACGTTGCACTTGCACGTGAATCCGTTCCTGAGACGCACAGGACACAGTTTATCCCTGGAAAGTAATTTCTGTGGTACTGGAAGCTGCTGCCTGTGTAGGGGACAGCCAGAGATTCCCACTGTTCCGACGTTCTTCCATGCCTTCCAGCCCCAGTGGAGGGTTCTCAGACCAGGCCTTGGGTGCTTCTCCTAGAGGCATGGTCCGTCCCTTGGCAGCTGGCTGCAGCGGGTGTCCTCTAGGCCTGTGACACTGAGAAAAATGGGAGCTGGAAACGAAACAAAATGCTGGAAAGTATGCTGTGCCTGGCTGGTTAAAAACATGGCGGTACTTTGGTCATGGCTGGTCATTAGAGCTGCCCCAGGGCTGTTTCCCTGTGGTGATGGGATCAGAAGGAAGTGCTGAACAGCGTCTCTTCTCCAGATATAACCGGTGTTCAGAAAGGTCTGGACTCTGATGCCTTGCCAGGCTTTCAGGCCCTGGCTCAGGCAGACCTTGTGGTGGGCTGATTCATCGCCTCCTGGCGTCTCTCTGCAGGTGTCGGTACCTGGCAGTCCAACTGTCCCCAGCCATCCCCGTCTTTGCCGCAGTTCTCTTCCTATTCGCCATGGCCACGCTCCTGCGGACGAGCTTCAGTGATCCTGGGGTGATCCCGAGAGCCCTGCCTGACGAGGCAGCCTTCATCGAGATGGAGATTGGTGAGTGCGGCGCCAGCTGAGCTGGTGAGGGCTGGAAAAGCCTCTGTGTTTCTGGCGTATCTACAGGCTAcattctctgcagagcctttcttcCCGGCTGGCCCTCCAAAAGTGAGGATTGCCCCAAGTGGGCCATCTTACCGCCTGCTGGCTAATTCTGCTTGGCTGAATCTCAAAAAGATGGTGCGATGTACCTGCTTCCCTTTCTAGGAACCTTTCCAcatgctgttttctctcttgtaGCTGTGTACATACCAACTCAGTTTGCTTTTGGGAAGGGGTGCAGGAAGCTTGATGTGGGCCCCTTTATCCGTCAGGTAGAGAGGAAGTTTGGTGGATGCGGGTCTGTACAGTgacacccccccggcccctctcaATAGGCCCATGAGAGCTCTGGCATCCCTTTTCCTGCCTCCAAGCTGCCAGGCTGGCTCTGGACCATGcgagcagagctgcagccactGGCTCTAGACCCCGCAGGCTCTGATCCCACTGGTAGGAAAAGCAGGGAGGCGAGCTGTCATTCTAGACCTGTCGTGTTGTAGCAGCAGGTCTGATCTCTGCTTGGTTCTCTCTCTCAGAGGCCACCAACGGGACCGTGCCACAGGGTCAGCGCCCGCCCCCGCGGATCAAAAACTTCCAGATCAACAACCAGATAGTGAAGCTGAAGTATTGCTACACATGTAAGATCTTCCGTCCGCCCCGTGCCTCTCACTGCAGCATCTGCGACAACTGTGTGGGTGAGTAGAAGAGGCcgtgcctctccctgcccctggGTGTTAGGTGAGAGCCTTTGGAAGAGAACAGGTGAAGATCTGCACCTGGTCTCGCTCCGTATCAGGTCTCACACTGCGCCTGCTGAGCGAGTCCAGGATGGTGGTGTGTGAACAGACAGGGACAGTCTGCCTCATCTTAAGCTCAAGGAGCTTGAGATTTGCTCAGAACCTGAAGCCAGATGGTTCATCTTTGCCAGTACTTCCTTGGCAATAGCTAGTCTAACATAAGCCTAACTTGTCCGTGTAAATGTGCAGTCCATTTTTGAGTTTCACTGAACTGCTGGCCTTGTTGGTCTAGAGGGTTCCAGTGGAGAGCTGTGTCTTGCGTGAAAGCAGCTCCTTGCATCAGCACGGAGATTCTGCAGTTATGTTGAGTGCCCCTGTTTTTTGTTCGCCTTGCTACGTAGCAGGTGCTCTCTTAGCCCTTTTGTGTATCATAATTGGCTCGTGCTCAGCATCCCTTCCCCAGGAAGAAACCCCATTCTTTTGgatccctctcctcctctgcaggtTCCCAGCCCTTTGAGTGTTTACGCAATCCCTTGAACCCTTTTCTAATTATTCTAGTAGGACTAAAGGGTTAGATAAGAACTTCTGAACCCCCAGACCTTTATCTAACCTGTGTGCTGCTTTAGTAAAAGCTCAGGTCTCTGGGAGAGAAGACACGCATGGGACCAAGCTCTTAAACTCTATCTTGATGTGCAAAACGACTCATTAGTAAAACAGTTTTGCACTTTCTTACCTGGCCTCCCCTTCTGGAAGGAGGCCATGATATGGGGCCCTGAGTTAGCAGAGGGTTGGACTTGATGGCCCAGGGAGTCCTTGTCAGCCTTGGAAATTTTTGAATTCGGGGCACAGGAGTAAGCGtctggaggcaggcagggctgtgctgaagCAACACTGATCTCCATCTTCGCTTTCGCAGAGCGCTTCGACCATCACTGTCCCTGGGTGGGCAACTGCGTGGGGAAGAGGAACTACCGCTATTTCTACCTCTTCATCCTCTCGCTCTCACTCCTAACCATCTACATCTTCACCTTCAACATAGTCTACGTAGCACTGAGTGAGTCTGGCTGCAGAGAGGTGGATGGCTGGGCTGGCTAAGGGTGAGGGGGGATACAGATGGTGTTGCGAACCCAGAAGTGATGGAGTGGGAAAGGGAACTGGGCTCAGTGTGATGTTCCAGAGAAAAAATATCTCTCAATTTGTGTTGCCAGAATCTCTGAAGATTGGGTTTCTGAACACGTTGAAGGAAACCCCAGGGACATATCCTTCCACAGTGCGGAGGGGTTGGCTTCTCCAAAGCTGGAGGTTAGTGTGAGCTGCATTATGGAGGGACTGGAGTCTTGATGCCCAGGCTTCTCTGAGGCATTTCAGGGCATTTCCCCCCATGATTACAAGGTAAGGAGCAATTTTGTGGCTTTTGGGAGGAGGGTAAAACAGAAAACCATGTCTAGGAGCAGAAGAGAAGTTAGGGTAATGTGCCTGGGGGTAGTGACCCAGCTGGGATGGGACTGTTCCCAGGCTGTTCCCAGTCCTTAACTGTTCTCACTGTACTGGAGGTGCTCATCTGTTTCTTCACCCTGTGGTCAGTGGTGGGGTTAACTGGGTTCCACACCTTCCTGGTGGCACTGAATCAGACAACCAACGAAGATGTAAGTAGAGTCTTTTGGTTCCTCTGAGCCATCTCCGTTTCTCATCGCTTCCTCAGTGTGTCACGGCTGCGTCCACCTTGCTGACATGCCCTGCAGGCTGAGGCAGGGCTctgtgggctgggggcaggtgtCGGTGGAGCAGACCTGAGCTTGTGCCCTGACTTGCAGATTAAGGGGTCCTGGACTGGGAAGAACCGCGTGCAGAATCCCTACAGCCATGGCAACATAGTGAAGAACTGCTGTGAGGTGCTCTGTGGGCCTCTGCCCCCCAGGTAAGCTCTCGAGGGGCAGCCCTGCCATTCTTGCCCCCAGAGCCCAGTAGGGGACCCTGAGGAAGCTCTCCTTGCTTGGGTACAAGACCTGGCTGCTCTTCTGCCAGTGCTGTGGGTGTTGAGGGCTTCTGGAAGTCACTTGGGACACGGCTGGATGCTCTGAGGAGGAAGGTCTTGTGTTGCCTTCCTTGCGTATCTTCAGTGATTCAAGCTTGTGACGTGCTCCCTGTCACCATGTGCTTGGGAAGCCAGTGGAGGAGTGGCTCCCCTTCCCTGGGGCAGCGTATGGAGCGGAGGCTCTTTCCAGGGTGCCACCCTCTGAACTGGGCTGCTCTCCAAGGGGCTTGGTTTTCACAGGAGGAACGTAGACACTGTAAACTAGGATTGGGCTGTGCACAGCCTGTTTTGGAGAGGAACCCCTTCCCCTGACGTTTGTCTTCCACCAGCATTTTTCCTGCCACAAAAAGAAGTCGGCTTTGGGGGAGGCGTGGGTCTCTGAGGGTGTGATTCTGTTCTTGCAGCGTCTTGGACAGACGGGGCATCTTGCAG
The Calonectris borealis chromosome 13, bCalBor7.hap1.2, whole genome shotgun sequence genome window above contains:
- the ZDHHC9 gene encoding palmitoyltransferase ZDHHC9 isoform X2, which codes for MSVMVARKKVVRKWEKLPGRNTFCCDGRIMMARQKGIFYLTLFLILGTCALFFAFECRYLAVQLSPAIPVFAAVLFLFAMATLLRTSFSDPGVIPRALPDEAAFIEMEIEATNGTVPQGQRPPPRIKNFQINNQIVKLKYCYTCKIFRPPRASHCSICDNCVERFDHHCPWVGNCVGKRNYRYFYLFILSLSLLTIYIFTFNIVYVALKSLKIGFLNTLKETPGTVLEVLICFFTLWSVVGLTGFHTFLVALNQTTNEDIKGSWTGKNRVQNPYSHGNIVKNCCEVLCGPLPPSVLDRRGILQQEESTAQEESCPRGPSAQEPTAAQGPGGQAEESSPQQKDGSLPHLSAVPVPSLSNAEMPEEKQLTSGELPVPSQDAGQAEH
- the ZDHHC9 gene encoding palmitoyltransferase ZDHHC9 isoform X1; this translates as MSVMVARKKVVRKWEKLPGRNTFCCDGRIMMARQKGIFYLTLFLILGTCALFFAFECRYLAVQLSPAIPVFAAVLFLFAMATLLRTSFSDPGVIPRALPDEAAFIEMEIEATNGTVPQGQRPPPRIKNFQINNQIVKLKYCYTCKIFRPPRASHCSICDNCVERFDHHCPWVGNCVGKRNYRYFYLFILSLSLLTIYIFTFNIVYVALKSLKIGFLNTLKETPGTYLEVLICFFTLWSVVGLTGFHTFLVALNQTTNEDIKGSWTGKNRVQNPYSHGNIVKNCCEVLCGPLPPSVLDRRGILQQEESTAQEESCPRGPSAQEPTAAQGPGGQAEESSPQQKDGSLPHLSAVPVPSLSNAEMPEEKQLTSGELPVPSQDAGQAEH